A genomic region of Candidatus Neomarinimicrobiota bacterium contains the following coding sequences:
- a CDS encoding arsenate reductase ArsC yields the protein MFWKKPDTNKPAILVVCTGNSCRSQIAEGLLREKYADKARIYSAGSNPSGVVHPMAIDVMKEIGINIRRQKSQHWNELKVNDFDLIITVCDNADERCPLVPTEKGERMHIPFPDPIHVKGSTEHIRQAFRETRERIIEELVPEVEQWLADYKEK from the coding sequence ATGTTTTGGAAAAAGCCAGATACCAACAAGCCCGCGATATTGGTTGTTTGTACCGGAAACAGCTGCCGGAGCCAAATTGCCGAAGGCTTACTTCGGGAAAAATATGCAGACAAAGCGCGAATTTATAGCGCCGGCAGTAACCCCTCCGGTGTAGTCCATCCCATGGCTATCGATGTGATGAAGGAAATCGGTATTAATATCCGGCGTCAAAAATCCCAGCACTGGAACGAGCTGAAGGTGAACGATTTTGACCTGATTATTACCGTGTGTGACAATGCCGACGAACGATGCCCGCTTGTCCCCACGGAGAAGGGTGAACGGATGCACATCCCGTTTCCGGATCCGATTCATGTGAAGGGTTCCACAGAACACATCCGTCAGGCGTTCCGGGAAACCCGGGAGCGGATTATTGAAGAGCTAGTGCCGGAAGTGGAGCAGTGGTTGGCAGATTACAAAGAAAAATAA
- a CDS encoding methyltransferase domain-containing protein, with amino-acid sequence MDLEQLRSKISAFRESRIIYTALHWRLFDFIKDGNTAKNIAESAETDSRGTERLLNALVAMEILQKDNGKFRHTELSRRYLTESSPESQLESLLHSGQSWKNWSDLPEIVKTGELPERKRVFDDPERYRTFILAMHDYQEEQAPEVVRQLEVKPNARILDCGGGPGTYARAFAREYPQAAVTLFDLPDAIEIAKEFESPPQNLDYRSGDFFLDDLGGSYDLVFLSNIIHSHSPERNKILLRRIAEALASGGELIIRDRYLDETGTVPKGAVIFGLHMLVNNLEGGTYTVDETQKWLRETGFENPDYRTIENHTEVVIGYKE; translated from the coding sequence ATGGATTTGGAACAGTTGCGATCTAAAATTTCCGCATTTCGGGAATCGCGAATTATTTATACCGCCCTGCACTGGCGACTTTTCGATTTTATCAAAGATGGTAACACTGCTAAAAACATAGCAGAAAGTGCCGAAACGGATTCCCGGGGCACAGAACGGCTTCTGAATGCTTTGGTGGCCATGGAAATTCTGCAGAAAGACAACGGGAAATTCCGGCATACCGAATTGAGCCGCCGATACCTCACCGAATCCAGCCCGGAGTCACAGCTGGAGAGCCTGCTGCACAGTGGACAGAGCTGGAAAAACTGGAGTGATCTCCCGGAGATTGTGAAAACCGGTGAACTCCCTGAGCGTAAACGGGTCTTCGACGATCCGGAGCGGTATCGCACTTTTATTCTTGCCATGCACGATTACCAGGAAGAACAGGCACCGGAAGTTGTACGTCAGTTAGAGGTAAAGCCAAACGCCCGGATTCTGGACTGTGGAGGCGGACCGGGTACCTACGCCAGAGCTTTTGCCAGAGAATATCCGCAGGCAGCCGTAACGCTGTTTGATCTGCCTGACGCGATTGAAATAGCCAAAGAATTCGAATCTCCACCGCAAAACCTCGATTATCGCAGCGGTGATTTCTTTCTCGATGACCTTGGTGGATCCTATGATCTGGTATTTCTCTCGAACATCATCCATTCCCATTCACCGGAACGGAATAAAATCCTGCTGCGCCGAATAGCGGAAGCATTGGCTTCTGGTGGCGAACTCATCATCAGAGATCGCTACCTGGATGAGACCGGGACCGTTCCAAAGGGAGCAGTAATTTTCGGACTCCACATGCTAGTCAACAACCTGGAAGGCGGGACGTATACCGTGGATGAGACGCAGAAATGGCTCCGAGAGACTGGGTTCGAAAATCCCGATTACCGGACAATTGAAAATCATACTGAGGTGGTTATTGGGTATAAGGAATAG
- the ald gene encoding alanine dehydrogenase has translation MNIGIIRDHANQEHRVALTPSGVGSLHKNDHTIFLEEDAGIHCNFHNAYYEEAGATIVYSREEVFQRADLILKVSPLTIEDCGFLRREQIVFGFHHLAVESSEVIDALIEKRITAIGYEIIEDDHGDLPILTSMSEIAGQMSVHVGAHYLQNEQDGRGILFGGLPGVPEAAVVILGAGVVGLNATQSALGLGGHVVLLDSNVRKLRKAANLFGKRVTTALVNDRNLRKAVEFADVLIGAVLIHGDRTPHLVTREHVQSMKRRAVVVDVSIDQGGCVETSRPTSLANPSYTEEDVIHYCVPNMPSNVARTATYALTNASLPFITGIVDQGLNNMLERDNALRRGIYFYEGTCTRKRTAEQFDIEYRDIDNPFLRQ, from the coding sequence ATGAACATTGGAATTATCCGGGATCACGCCAACCAGGAGCACCGGGTGGCACTGACGCCCTCAGGTGTTGGTAGCCTCCATAAAAATGACCACACTATTTTCCTGGAAGAAGATGCCGGCATCCATTGCAATTTCCATAATGCCTACTATGAAGAGGCAGGCGCGACCATCGTCTATTCCAGAGAAGAGGTATTTCAGCGCGCTGACCTTATTCTGAAAGTCTCCCCTCTGACTATCGAAGATTGTGGGTTCCTGCGTCGCGAACAGATTGTGTTCGGATTTCATCACCTGGCCGTAGAGTCATCGGAAGTTATCGATGCCCTGATTGAGAAGCGTATTACGGCCATCGGATACGAGATTATCGAAGATGACCACGGTGACCTACCAATTCTCACATCCATGAGCGAAATCGCCGGGCAGATGAGCGTCCACGTGGGCGCCCACTATCTACAGAATGAACAGGACGGGCGCGGCATATTGTTCGGCGGACTCCCGGGCGTCCCGGAAGCTGCTGTCGTCATTCTCGGAGCAGGCGTGGTTGGACTGAATGCGACGCAGTCAGCACTGGGGCTCGGTGGCCATGTGGTCCTCCTGGACAGTAACGTGAGGAAACTGCGCAAAGCCGCGAACCTCTTTGGAAAACGCGTCACTACAGCGCTTGTGAACGATCGCAATCTTCGGAAGGCGGTGGAATTTGCGGATGTTTTGATTGGTGCAGTGCTCATTCACGGCGATCGGACACCGCACCTGGTGACCAGAGAGCACGTGCAATCCATGAAGCGCCGGGCTGTGGTGGTGGATGTCTCCATCGATCAGGGCGGATGTGTGGAGACCAGCAGGCCGACGTCACTGGCAAATCCGTCGTATACCGAGGAGGACGTCATTCACTATTGCGTACCGAATATGCCATCGAATGTCGCGCGGACGGCCACATATGCATTGACGAACGCCAGCCTGCCGTTTATCACCGGCATCGTGGATCAGGGCTTAAATAATATGCTAGAGCGGGATAATGCCCTCCGGCGAGGTATATATTTTTATGAAGGCACCTGTACCAGAAAGCGTACTGCCGAGCAATTCGATATCGAATATCGGGATATCGATAACCCGTTTCTACGACAATAA